The following are encoded together in the Pseudoalteromonas ruthenica genome:
- a CDS encoding alkaline phosphatase D family protein, with the protein MTLTRRSFLKASAAGFGAAVLSLGLSGCVFDSDDDDSVDVSFDHGVASGDPLSDALIIWTRVTPQQPVSSLKVQWQAATDPEFINISHDGEAQVSADSDFTLKVDLQGLDANTQYYYRFKAYGKTSPTGKGKTLPTGNIEQVKFAVLSCANYPAGYFHVYGEVAKQPDLDAVLHLGDYLYEYGNDGYATADAAALGRLLPQDNSTEMLSLEDYRKRYAHYRTDTDLQAAHSHCPFIVVWDDHEITNDTWRDGAQNHSEDEGDFTQRKLYALQAYFEWMPIRNVADKERIYRRFDFANLVSLYMLDTRVLARDEQLSFADFDLASAPGQVQFASAISSSSRALLGSEQLTWLQDGIMTSDCQWQVLAQQVLMTKMHMPVEVLQLLGSLQVALASGEDTSALLTQANALFAELAQIKTRILAGDPTVSANERARVETKVPYNLDAWDGYAYEREMLLASAVAAQKDLVVLAGDTHNGWAGQLRTDATNPIAANQAAGVEFATASVSSPGLESYLSLNTQDPQAVAQIEQVITLLIDDLTYNNLVDRGYLTVTFTAEQAQAQWHYINTVKDSNYQVLSTRSKQLSVNAGSRQLIS; encoded by the coding sequence ATGACGTTAACGCGGAGAAGTTTTTTAAAGGCATCGGCAGCCGGGTTTGGTGCTGCCGTTTTATCGCTCGGCCTCAGTGGCTGTGTATTCGATAGTGACGATGACGATAGCGTCGATGTGAGCTTTGATCACGGTGTCGCCAGCGGCGACCCACTCAGCGATGCCCTCATTATTTGGACTCGAGTAACACCGCAACAGCCAGTTAGCAGCCTCAAAGTGCAATGGCAGGCGGCGACCGATCCCGAATTTATCAACATCAGCCATGATGGCGAGGCGCAGGTAAGTGCCGACAGTGATTTTACACTGAAAGTGGACTTACAAGGTCTCGATGCTAACACTCAGTACTATTACCGCTTCAAGGCATATGGCAAAACCTCTCCTACGGGTAAAGGGAAAACGCTGCCAACAGGCAATATCGAGCAAGTTAAGTTCGCCGTGCTTTCATGCGCAAACTACCCTGCTGGCTATTTTCATGTATATGGCGAGGTTGCCAAACAACCCGACTTAGACGCGGTATTACACCTTGGCGATTACCTCTATGAGTACGGTAATGACGGTTATGCCACTGCCGATGCAGCGGCCCTTGGGCGCCTACTACCGCAAGATAACAGCACAGAAATGTTATCGCTTGAAGATTACCGTAAACGTTATGCACACTACCGCACAGATACCGACCTGCAAGCAGCGCACAGCCATTGTCCATTTATTGTGGTGTGGGACGACCATGAAATAACCAATGATACCTGGCGTGATGGTGCCCAAAACCATAGTGAGGACGAAGGGGATTTCACTCAACGTAAGCTTTATGCCTTACAAGCTTACTTCGAATGGATGCCCATACGTAATGTGGCCGACAAAGAGCGTATTTATCGTCGTTTTGATTTTGCTAACCTAGTGTCTTTGTACATGCTGGATACCCGCGTACTGGCCCGCGATGAGCAACTTAGCTTTGCTGATTTTGATCTTGCTAGCGCCCCAGGACAAGTGCAGTTTGCCAGTGCTATTAGCTCCTCATCACGGGCTCTTTTAGGTAGCGAGCAATTAACTTGGCTACAAGATGGCATTATGACCTCTGACTGCCAATGGCAAGTACTCGCACAGCAGGTCCTGATGACGAAGATGCATATGCCGGTGGAAGTATTACAGCTGCTCGGGAGCCTGCAAGTAGCCTTGGCTAGTGGCGAAGATACAAGCGCTCTGCTCACCCAAGCCAATGCATTGTTCGCTGAGTTGGCGCAAATAAAAACACGCATACTAGCTGGGGATCCCACTGTCAGTGCCAACGAGCGCGCCCGGGTAGAAACCAAAGTACCCTACAACCTTGATGCCTGGGACGGTTACGCTTATGAGCGCGAGATGTTGCTCGCCAGCGCCGTAGCTGCGCAAAAGGATTTAGTTGTACTTGCTGGCGATACCCATAATGGTTGGGCAGGTCAATTGCGAACCGACGCCACTAATCCCATTGCTGCTAATCAAGCGGCTGGCGTTGAGTTTGCCACCGCTTCGGTTTCTTCCCCTGGACTTGAAAGTTATTTATCCCTGAACACTCAGGATCCGCAGGCAGTAGCACAAATAGAGCAGGTCATCACCTTGCTGATTGACGACCTTACCTACAATAACTTAGTGGATCGGGGTTATCTTACGGTGACGTTCACCGCCGAGCAGGCACAGGCGCAGTGGCATTACATCAACACGGTAAAAGACAGCAATTACCAAGTGCTTTCAACACGTTCAAAGCAGTTATCGGTGAATGCCGGTAGTCGTCAGCTGATAAGTTAA
- a CDS encoding rhodanese-like domain-containing protein — MLTPIPDLLKTITPNQRRISAEQAKAELSDNHGLLIDVREPAEHATKAATGAINIPRGLLEMKLMEIEKDANRPIYLHCASSARATLSAEQLTRVGYKNVTVITCKADHICQVF, encoded by the coding sequence ATGCTGACCCCAATCCCAGATTTACTAAAAACCATCACCCCTAATCAACGCCGAATTAGCGCCGAGCAAGCGAAAGCAGAGCTAAGTGATAATCATGGCTTATTGATTGATGTACGCGAACCCGCCGAGCATGCAACCAAAGCCGCCACTGGTGCTATTAATATTCCTCGGGGGCTACTGGAAATGAAGCTGATGGAAATTGAAAAAGACGCCAACCGCCCTATCTACTTACACTGTGCCAGCAGTGCGCGGGCGACACTAAGTGCCGAGCAGCTCACTCGCGTTGGCTACAAAAATGTCACCGTCATAACCTGTAAGGCCGATCATATTTGTCAGGTGTTTTAA
- a CDS encoding YgaP family membrane protein, which produces MNISAALRLIAGVMVLISLLLAHFVDSNWLFFTVFIALNLIQSAFSGWCPMMYILKKLGMEE; this is translated from the coding sequence ATGAATATATCTGCTGCGCTGCGACTGATTGCTGGCGTTATGGTCCTGATATCCTTACTGCTGGCGCATTTCGTCGACTCTAACTGGCTATTTTTTACTGTATTTATTGCCCTTAATCTTATCCAATCAGCATTTAGCGGTTGGTGTCCTATGATGTATATATTAAAAAAGCTAGGCATGGAGGAATAA
- a CDS encoding ArsR/SmtB family transcription factor gives MDFSKIADSAEQAQSLLKILANKNRLMILCSLQQGELSVSQLNDAVPLSQSALSQHLAVLRNENMVTTRRESQTIYYQLCDDNAKAILQTLYTLFCQE, from the coding sequence GTGGATTTCAGTAAAATAGCCGACAGCGCTGAGCAGGCACAAAGCCTGCTGAAGATTCTGGCAAATAAAAACCGTCTAATGATCCTATGCAGTTTGCAGCAGGGTGAACTCAGCGTATCCCAGCTCAATGATGCAGTGCCGTTAAGTCAGTCGGCATTATCACAGCACCTCGCTGTATTGCGTAACGAAAACATGGTGACCACGCGGCGTGAGAGTCAGACCATTTACTACCAGTTGTGTGATGATAACGCTAAGGCCATTTTGCAGACTTTATACACGCTATTTTGTCAGGAGTAG
- a CDS encoding efflux RND transporter permease subunit: protein MNALDKTVKASLNGPFALVVFIVALVLGALALSYTPREEEPQITVPMLDITVAVPGIEAPQVERLVTIKLEKLLAQIPGVEHIYSTTANEQLVTTLRFEVGHSREQALIDTYAKLYAYQDTMPRVVKQWQIKPISVDDVAIVMLGLYSEAPQLYNDYDLTRMAQELATNLQRLADTSEVKVVAGRKRSAYVYLDISALNAHQTTVQDVLYALEVSNQLHEVGRVNDAQGPWRVHVQAGDALRDQAQLSELVVNVVNGQAVRLDSVAEITVGPSEPSHYQWLQHGDHQQLPLVTLSVAKQGGSNAVAVADAVHREMARLQQQLLPPEVKVVTLRDYGQTANDKVNNLGASLAFAIITVVLFIGVFLGWRPAIVIALALPICYGLTLTLDWAFGYTINRVTLFALILALGLLVDDPITGIDNISRYLNRSGDRKDNIVAAISEICTPLLMSTLTIMVAFFPLAFITGMMGPYMAPMAFNVPISVALSTLVAFFVTPWLAMRILKPEQGLALREPSKAMQKYTQLLGYILSQPRRAKWVLYTVLALFVFSASLPVMRAVPLKLLPYDNKSEVQVLIGMPEGTALEHTAAVTRQVQRKVWQLNEVKAIAAYVGQPSSMDFNGMVRGYYRRVGEHQGELRVLLHDKSQRQHQSHAVVLRLRDKLAEFNQDGITIKVIEVPPGPPVLSTLVAEVYAKPFIDAQQHREAARQVMARLRQEPHVVEVDSSMAAAQPQLRFVTNTSKAALSAVASADIATALRVALKGQQVGQLYVDDEINPLPIEVTLPYRHRTQTHIGALQVKGQRNISQRSSELGLSSAPQPMVALSELGEFNSLARPQPIVRKDLQRVIYVMAELNGRTPAEVIADVSADKGVAELQNTPWQQRTFVDSGGTQAWHLGEGIDVSFSGEGEWRITIDVFRDMGIAFAFALAAILVLLRVQTKSMSLALIIMSAIPLTIIGIMPGFWLLNQLGERAIAGAPEPVLFTATAMIGMIALAGIVIRNSLILVEFIEQSRRQGEAIKTALINAVQVRMRPVLLTAGTTLLGNIMIIFDPVFSGLAIAIIFGILASTLFTLLVVPLVYYLVFAKEEANNAN from the coding sequence GTGAACGCCTTGGATAAAACAGTAAAAGCGAGTTTGAACGGCCCTTTTGCGTTGGTGGTTTTCATTGTGGCCTTGGTGCTTGGTGCCTTGGCCTTAAGCTATACCCCGCGTGAGGAAGAGCCACAGATCACCGTGCCTATGCTTGATATCACGGTGGCCGTGCCCGGAATTGAGGCGCCACAAGTCGAACGGCTGGTGACCATCAAACTAGAGAAGCTGCTGGCGCAAATTCCAGGGGTTGAACACATCTATTCCACCACGGCTAATGAGCAATTAGTGACCACACTGCGTTTCGAGGTAGGTCATTCCCGCGAGCAAGCTTTGATAGACACTTATGCAAAATTATATGCCTATCAAGACACCATGCCTCGGGTGGTTAAGCAGTGGCAGATTAAGCCCATATCGGTCGATGATGTGGCCATTGTGATGTTGGGCTTGTATAGCGAGGCACCGCAGCTCTATAACGATTATGACCTCACCCGCATGGCCCAGGAGTTAGCCACCAATTTACAACGCTTGGCGGATACGAGCGAGGTAAAGGTGGTCGCTGGGCGTAAACGCAGCGCCTATGTTTATCTCGATATCAGCGCGCTCAATGCCCATCAAACCACGGTACAAGATGTTCTCTATGCGCTGGAGGTATCAAATCAGCTGCATGAAGTGGGTCGAGTCAACGATGCTCAAGGCCCATGGCGGGTGCATGTTCAAGCCGGTGATGCCTTACGTGATCAAGCGCAGCTCAGTGAGTTAGTGGTTAATGTTGTCAATGGTCAGGCAGTGCGCTTAGATAGCGTCGCCGAGATCACCGTCGGCCCCAGTGAGCCCAGTCATTACCAGTGGTTACAACACGGCGATCACCAGCAGCTGCCCTTAGTGACTTTAAGCGTGGCAAAGCAAGGGGGTAGTAATGCGGTAGCGGTTGCCGATGCGGTGCATCGAGAAATGGCGCGGTTGCAACAACAGCTGTTGCCGCCAGAAGTCAAGGTGGTGACGCTACGCGACTATGGCCAAACAGCGAATGACAAAGTCAATAACCTCGGTGCCAGCCTGGCTTTTGCCATCATTACCGTGGTGCTCTTTATTGGCGTGTTTCTAGGGTGGCGTCCAGCGATCGTGATTGCCTTGGCCTTGCCTATTTGCTATGGCCTCACCCTCACCTTAGATTGGGCATTTGGTTACACCATTAACCGCGTCACCTTGTTCGCGCTCATTTTAGCCTTGGGGCTATTAGTCGATGACCCAATCACCGGCATAGACAATATCAGTCGCTACCTTAATCGCTCTGGTGATCGAAAAGATAACATCGTCGCTGCCATCAGCGAAATTTGCACGCCGCTGTTGATGTCAACATTGACCATTATGGTGGCCTTCTTTCCACTAGCCTTTATTACCGGAATGATGGGTCCCTATATGGCGCCCATGGCGTTTAACGTGCCAATCAGTGTCGCGCTATCTACGCTGGTGGCATTTTTCGTAACACCATGGCTAGCTATGCGTATCCTCAAGCCAGAGCAAGGTCTGGCGCTCAGGGAGCCAAGCAAAGCGATGCAGAAATACACGCAATTGCTGGGTTATATCCTTAGCCAACCACGCAGAGCTAAATGGGTGCTGTATACGGTTTTAGCGTTATTTGTATTCAGCGCCAGCTTACCGGTGATGCGTGCCGTGCCGCTGAAGTTACTGCCCTACGATAATAAAAGCGAGGTGCAGGTGCTCATTGGCATGCCCGAGGGGACGGCATTGGAGCATACAGCGGCGGTAACCCGGCAGGTTCAGCGCAAGGTGTGGCAGCTTAATGAGGTCAAGGCCATTGCCGCGTACGTCGGCCAGCCTTCGAGTATGGACTTTAATGGTATGGTGCGAGGTTATTACCGCCGCGTTGGCGAGCATCAGGGGGAGTTACGGGTATTACTACACGATAAATCGCAACGCCAGCATCAGTCCCATGCCGTGGTGTTACGGCTGCGTGATAAGCTGGCCGAATTTAATCAAGATGGGATCACTATTAAAGTGATTGAGGTGCCGCCCGGACCTCCGGTGCTGAGCACTTTGGTCGCCGAGGTCTATGCCAAACCGTTTATTGATGCGCAACAGCACCGTGAGGCCGCACGCCAAGTGATGGCGCGGCTGCGCCAAGAGCCCCATGTTGTTGAAGTTGACAGCTCCATGGCCGCCGCGCAACCACAGCTGCGCTTTGTTACCAACACCAGCAAAGCGGCACTGTCGGCGGTAGCCAGCGCCGATATCGCTACGGCGCTAAGGGTGGCATTAAAAGGTCAGCAGGTCGGTCAACTTTATGTTGATGATGAAATCAACCCGCTGCCTATCGAGGTGACGCTGCCATATCGCCACCGTACGCAAACACATATTGGCGCCTTGCAGGTGAAAGGTCAGCGCAATATTAGCCAACGCAGTTCGGAGCTTGGTTTATCTAGCGCTCCTCAGCCTATGGTGGCGCTGTCCGAGTTGGGCGAGTTTAACTCATTAGCGCGACCCCAGCCCATTGTGCGCAAAGACTTACAACGGGTTATCTATGTTATGGCTGAGCTCAATGGCCGTACCCCGGCGGAAGTGATTGCCGATGTCAGTGCCGATAAGGGCGTGGCAGAATTGCAAAACACCCCTTGGCAGCAGCGTACTTTTGTTGATTCGGGTGGCACTCAAGCATGGCACCTTGGCGAGGGGATTGATGTATCTTTTAGCGGCGAAGGGGAGTGGCGCATCACCATTGATGTGTTTCGCGATATGGGCATTGCCTTTGCCTTTGCGTTGGCGGCCATTTTAGTGTTGTTGCGGGTGCAAACAAAATCCATGAGCTTGGCATTAATTATTATGTCGGCCATTCCGCTTACCATTATTGGGATTATGCCCGGCTTTTGGTTACTGAATCAATTGGGTGAGCGCGCTATTGCCGGCGCGCCGGAGCCGGTGTTATTTACCGCCACGGCGATGATTGGCATGATTGCCCTGGCCGGTATCGTCATACGTAATTCACTGATCCTCGTGGAGTTTATTGAACAATCACGACGCCAAGGTGAAGCCATTAAAACGGCGCTTATTAACGCTGTGCAGGTACGTATGCGACCAGTGCTGTTAACCGCTGGGACCACTCTGCTGGGCAATATAATGATCATTTTTGATCCCGTCTTTAGCGGTCTCGCAATCGCGATTATTTTCGGCATTCTCGCCTCAACCCTATTCACTTTGCTGGTCGTGCCTTTGGTGTATTACCTGGTCTTTGCAAAAGAGGAAGCAAACAATGCGAACTAA
- a CDS encoding efflux RND transporter periplasmic adaptor subunit gives MRTKLTAALVIAILAAVIVWFSGVLTQHIAPGVKTDEQSYRGATHQVELSAINVAEVVPGQVIAKQNTQVSARVLAQIERFLVRAGDTVKQGQVVIELDKQALQSQVQQAKAQVNALQASLTQASKQLRRANELFAKGLISQNDIDVATANHDNLKASVEQAQQALQQAQIALQYATIKAPIAGRVVERFAEPGDTTSPGQALLAIYNPQQLQLEFAVREGQALTLDIGTQRRVSIASLALYADVPLVEVVPAADSGSRSLLMRFAAPQSAKLLPGLYAQLELPASSRQGVLVAREWVHQHGQLDMVMVVKQGQLQRRYVRLGQIVDDQVEVLSGLSPGEIIATEAQPAAL, from the coding sequence ATGCGAACTAAGTTAACAGCGGCGCTCGTCATAGCTATTTTAGCCGCCGTAATAGTGTGGTTTTCTGGAGTGCTTACTCAGCATATTGCGCCAGGAGTAAAAACTGATGAACAATCATACCGAGGCGCCACCCATCAGGTTGAGCTTAGTGCCATAAATGTGGCAGAAGTGGTGCCAGGGCAGGTTATTGCCAAGCAAAATACCCAAGTTTCAGCACGGGTATTAGCACAGATTGAGCGCTTTTTAGTGCGTGCAGGCGACACCGTAAAGCAAGGACAAGTGGTGATTGAGCTTGATAAACAGGCGCTACAAAGCCAAGTGCAGCAAGCCAAAGCGCAAGTAAATGCATTGCAAGCGTCATTGACGCAGGCCAGTAAACAGCTTCGCCGTGCTAATGAGCTATTTGCAAAGGGGTTGATTTCGCAAAACGATATTGATGTAGCTACCGCCAACCATGACAACCTCAAAGCCAGTGTTGAGCAGGCCCAACAAGCGTTGCAACAAGCGCAGATTGCCTTACAGTACGCCACCATTAAAGCACCTATTGCTGGGCGCGTGGTCGAGCGTTTCGCTGAGCCGGGCGATACTACCAGCCCAGGGCAGGCGCTACTGGCCATTTACAACCCGCAGCAACTACAGCTTGAGTTTGCGGTGCGTGAAGGCCAGGCATTAACCTTGGATATTGGCACACAGCGACGAGTTTCAATTGCTTCGTTGGCGCTATACGCAGACGTGCCGTTGGTGGAGGTGGTCCCCGCAGCGGACAGTGGTTCGCGCTCACTGTTGATGCGCTTTGCGGCGCCACAAAGTGCGAAGCTGCTGCCAGGCTTGTATGCGCAGCTGGAGCTGCCAGCGTCTTCACGCCAAGGAGTGCTGGTGGCCCGCGAGTGGGTGCACCAACATGGTCAGCTGGACATGGTCATGGTGGTAAAGCAAGGACAATTGCAGCGCCGTTATGTTCGTTTGGGGCAAATTGTGGATGATCAGGTCGAGGTGCTTTCAGGGCTGAGCCCCGGTGAGATAATAGCCACCGAAGCGCAGCCCGCAGCGCTATAA
- a CDS encoding nitroreductase family protein codes for MQPHQHTPLTDFIEYPAAQMLTRAQEFLDTAKRRHSIRSFSDRAVDKRIIETCIQAAGTAPSGANHQPWHFVAINSEAVKKQIREQAEQLERSFYEGRAGQQWLDALKPLGTDAQKPYLQHAPWLIAVFSQKKGGLHTDEQQPNYYVHESVGLATGFLIQGLHRAGLATLTHTPKPMSFLSEICGRNKDNERPYMLIVVGYPSDDATVPNHALQKKSLTEIATFL; via the coding sequence ATGCAGCCCCACCAACATACTCCGTTAACCGACTTTATTGAGTACCCTGCCGCGCAAATGCTGACGCGTGCGCAGGAGTTTTTAGACACCGCCAAACGTCGCCACAGTATTCGTAGTTTTAGCGACCGTGCGGTTGATAAGCGCATTATCGAAACCTGCATTCAGGCGGCAGGCACAGCGCCGAGTGGAGCTAACCACCAACCCTGGCACTTTGTCGCTATCAATTCCGAAGCCGTAAAAAAGCAAATTCGCGAGCAAGCAGAGCAATTAGAGCGCTCGTTTTATGAGGGCCGCGCTGGGCAGCAGTGGCTAGATGCACTCAAACCTTTGGGCACCGATGCGCAAAAGCCATATTTACAACATGCGCCTTGGTTAATCGCGGTATTTAGCCAGAAAAAAGGCGGTTTACACACCGATGAGCAGCAACCCAATTATTATGTTCACGAGTCTGTTGGGCTCGCTACAGGCTTTTTAATTCAAGGCTTACATCGCGCCGGGCTAGCGACCCTCACGCACACTCCCAAGCCGATGAGCTTCCTGAGCGAAATTTGCGGCCGTAACAAAGACAATGAACGTCCCTATATGCTTATCGTGGTTGGCTACCCAAGTGACGATGCCACGGTGCCTAACCACGCTTTACAGAAAAAATCGCTGACTGAGATAGCAACATTTTTATAG
- a CDS encoding ABC transporter ATP-binding protein, giving the protein MLSIQGLTKTYGNGVQALKGVNLTIPKGMFGLLGPNGAGKSSLMRTIATLQTADSGTIEFDGLDVFKQPQEVRRRLGYLPQDFGVYPRVSAADLLDHMAILKGLDNAKERKEVVDGLLAHTNLYEHKLKAVSGFSGGMRQRFGIAQALLGDPDLLIVDEPTAGLDPEERNRFHNLLVSLGEQKVVILSTHIVDDVSELCPNMAVLAGGEILLQGNPIDLTHQLNGQIWRKEVANQQQALELEQHLPVISKRLFAGNTILHVFADAPPEGFEAVPSNLEDVYFSTLYQQRAAAQA; this is encoded by the coding sequence GTGCTTTCGATTCAAGGCCTTACCAAAACATATGGCAATGGCGTGCAAGCGCTCAAAGGAGTGAATTTAACAATCCCTAAAGGCATGTTTGGGCTCCTTGGGCCGAACGGTGCCGGAAAGTCATCATTGATGCGCACCATTGCAACCTTGCAAACAGCGGATAGCGGCACCATCGAATTTGATGGACTGGATGTATTTAAACAGCCGCAGGAAGTGCGCCGCCGCCTGGGTTACCTGCCACAAGATTTTGGCGTCTATCCCCGAGTCAGTGCCGCAGATTTGCTCGATCATATGGCGATATTAAAAGGTTTAGACAACGCCAAAGAGCGTAAAGAGGTGGTCGATGGCCTACTTGCGCACACCAACTTGTATGAGCATAAACTTAAAGCAGTGAGTGGTTTTTCAGGAGGCATGCGCCAACGCTTTGGCATTGCTCAAGCGCTGCTTGGCGACCCTGACTTACTGATAGTCGATGAGCCGACTGCGGGCTTAGACCCTGAAGAGCGTAATCGCTTTCACAACCTATTAGTTAGTTTGGGTGAGCAAAAAGTGGTGATCTTATCGACGCACATCGTTGATGATGTCAGTGAGTTATGCCCTAACATGGCGGTGCTAGCGGGTGGCGAGATTCTCCTGCAAGGCAACCCTATCGATCTGACCCATCAGCTTAATGGCCAGATTTGGCGTAAAGAAGTGGCCAATCAGCAGCAGGCGTTAGAGCTTGAGCAGCACCTACCGGTGATTTCTAAACGCTTGTTTGCTGGCAATACTATTTTGCATGTATTTGCCGATGCGCCGCCGGAAGGATTTGAGGCCGTGCCCAGTAACTTAGAAGACGTGTACTTCTCGACTTTATACCAGCAACGTGCAGCGGCACAGGCGTAG